The DNA window GGTGCAAGAATGTTTTTTCTTGGTCCGATGGAAACGGCAGATCTTGCAGGTTTAGATTTGACCAAAAGCATTCATGAGTATCTGTTCCCTTTTTTGGAAACGAGTAATAAACCTGCAGCTATTTTAGAAAAACTAGTTTCTGAGGGGGCACTTGGGGTTAAAACGGGGCGTGGATTTTACAATTGGACAGATAAAATGATTGAAAGCGCTATTTCTGAGCGTGATATGATGTTGCTCAAGGTTTTATCGTTAGTTTGTAGCTATGAGCGTAAGTAATAAGCACGTTTTGAATCGAGGGAAATGATATGAACGAATATCTAGTTTTCTTTCTTCATGGGTTGGCTTATGCAGGCCTTTTATTTCTCGTGTCTTCAGGACTAACACTTGTTTTTGGTATGATGAACGTCCTTAATTTTGCCCACGCTACTATGTACATGCTGGGAGCGTATCTATCGTACACAATCATTACAAAAACTGGAAATTTTTTACTATCCATTATTGTATGTCCTCTTATTTTGTTCATGGTCGGAGCCTTTATTGAGCGTTTTCTTCTTAGACCGGTGCACGTGTTTGGGCATTTGCACGAACTGTTACTCACTTTTGGCCTTGCTTACGTGATTACAGAAGGCGTTAAGTGGATTTGGGGAAACTATCCCCTTGCTTTGAATATTTCGGGATTTTTGGCGGATACTGTAGAGATTTTTGGGATTAGCTATCCTATATACAGGATTTTTATCTTTGCCTGCGGTGTTTTTGTAAGTGTAATTATGGCTCTCGTTCTTTACAAAACACGACTTGGGATTATCCTGAGGGCAGCGGTGAACGATAGTGAGATGGTGAACGCGCTGGGCATCAACGTGCCACTGGTGTTTATGGGTGTTTTTGCATTCGGGGCTGCACTCTCAGGATTTGCAGGAGTGATTGCTGGTCCTCTTTTAACCACTTACCCTGGAATGGCGAATGATATTCTAATTG is part of the Syntrophales bacterium genome and encodes:
- a CDS encoding branched-chain amino acid ABC transporter permease, producing MNEYLVFFLHGLAYAGLLFLVSSGLTLVFGMMNVLNFAHATMYMLGAYLSYTIITKTGNFLLSIIVCPLILFMVGAFIERFLLRPVHVFGHLHELLLTFGLAYVITEGVKWIWGNYPLALNISGFLADTVEIFGISYPIYRIFIFACGVFVSVIMALVLYKTRLGIILRAAVNDSEMVNALGINVPLVFMGVFAFGAALSGFAGVIAGPLLTTYPGMANDILIDAFVVIVVGGFGSLGGAVIASLLIGELQSFGVLLFPKLSMVLVYLLMAIVLIIKPSGLFGEEQ